Proteins encoded within one genomic window of Actinoplanes octamycinicus:
- a CDS encoding TetR/AcrR family transcriptional regulator, translating into MNSVTPPVNTDGRRNRWDGHREQRRAELTAAAIEAIRQHGPEIGMEAIAAHAGVSKPILYRYFADKSELWLAVGQAAGAMVLEAMIPAVASVREERAAIAAAIDVYLAHIEADLNLYRFVVHQPDITRGRDVVADVMDTVASGLARIFGDRLRARGLDSGASLPWAYGVVGYVQSVGDWWLRQQQPISREALGEYLTTFLWGGVAGISRAADMPGGLAAQQEGWASA; encoded by the coding sequence ATGAACTCGGTCACTCCCCCCGTCAACACCGACGGTCGCCGCAATCGATGGGACGGCCATCGCGAGCAGCGTCGCGCCGAACTCACCGCGGCCGCGATCGAGGCGATCCGGCAGCACGGGCCGGAGATCGGCATGGAGGCGATCGCGGCGCACGCCGGCGTCAGCAAGCCGATCCTCTACCGGTACTTCGCCGACAAGTCCGAGTTGTGGCTGGCGGTCGGGCAGGCGGCCGGGGCGATGGTCCTGGAGGCGATGATCCCGGCGGTCGCGTCGGTGCGCGAGGAGCGGGCCGCGATCGCCGCCGCCATCGACGTCTACCTGGCGCACATCGAGGCCGACCTGAACCTGTACCGGTTCGTGGTGCACCAGCCGGACATCACCCGGGGCCGGGACGTGGTCGCCGACGTGATGGACACCGTGGCCAGCGGCCTGGCCCGGATCTTCGGCGACCGGCTGCGGGCCCGCGGGCTGGACTCCGGCGCCTCGCTGCCGTGGGCCTACGGGGTGGTCGGTTACGTCCAGTCGGTCGGCGACTGGTGGCTCCGGCAGCAGCAGCCGATCAGCCGCGAGGCGCTCGGCGAGTACCTGACCACGTTCCTCTGGGGCGGCGTCGCCGGCATCAGCCGCGCGGCGGACATGCCCGGCGGCCTGGCGGCTCAACAAGAAGGGTGGGCAAGCGCGTGA
- a CDS encoding AurF N-oxygenase family protein, with amino-acid sequence MTTVTPPDRDRTATRLLRSSAEHSYDPEIEIDWEAPFVEGKYFVPAHRSSLYGTALWDRLTEEQRIELTKHEVASIAGLGVWFETILMQLLIRGYFKQDPTAPHAQYGLTEIADECRHSIMFGKMIARLGTPVYRPHGIDQLLGNWIAHTATGPRMFAAILIAEEILDTLQREAMADETVQPLVRMVSRIHVVEEARHVRFAREELARQIKVAGKSRLAFDKLVIGRAAYLTGTRLVDPRVYRAVGIDPEEGRRAARANPYHRETMRWAGERIVAYLSDLDLIGGGPAKTLWKASGLLSR; translated from the coding sequence ATGACGACTGTGACCCCGCCTGACCGGGACCGCACCGCCACGAGGCTGCTGCGATCCTCGGCCGAGCATTCCTACGACCCGGAGATCGAGATCGACTGGGAGGCCCCGTTCGTCGAGGGGAAGTACTTCGTCCCGGCCCACCGCTCCAGCCTCTACGGCACCGCGCTCTGGGACCGGCTCACCGAGGAGCAGCGGATCGAGCTCACCAAGCACGAGGTGGCCAGCATCGCCGGCCTCGGCGTCTGGTTCGAGACGATCCTGATGCAGCTGCTCATCCGCGGGTACTTCAAGCAGGACCCGACCGCCCCGCACGCGCAGTACGGGCTCACCGAGATCGCCGACGAGTGCCGGCACTCGATCATGTTCGGCAAGATGATCGCCCGGCTGGGCACCCCGGTCTACCGCCCGCACGGCATCGACCAGCTGCTCGGCAACTGGATCGCGCACACCGCCACCGGCCCGCGGATGTTCGCCGCCATCCTGATCGCCGAGGAGATCCTGGACACCCTGCAGCGCGAGGCGATGGCCGACGAGACCGTCCAGCCGCTGGTCCGGATGGTCTCCCGGATCCACGTGGTGGAGGAGGCCCGGCACGTCCGCTTCGCCCGCGAGGAGCTGGCCCGCCAGATCAAGGTCGCCGGCAAGTCCCGGCTCGCCTTCGACAAGCTGGTCATCGGCCGCGCCGCCTACCTGACCGGCACCCGCCTGGTCGACCCGCGCGTCTACCGCGCCGTCGGCATCGACCCGGAGGAGGGCCGCCGGGCCGCCCGCGCCAACCCCTACCACCGCGAGACCATGCGCTGGGCCGGCGAACGCATCGTCGCCTACCTGTCCGACCTGGACCTGATCGGCGGCGGCCCGGCCAAGACGCTCTGGAAGGCCAGCGGCCTCCTGTCCCGCTGA
- a CDS encoding uroporphyrinogen-III synthase — protein MTEGALAGFTVAVTAERRRSEMAALLERRGARVISAPAITIVPLIDDEALRAATEACIGLEPHLVVATTGFGFRGWLEAAEGWGLGDTLRASLRGAKIIARGPKPCGAIRAAGLTEDWAAQTEASEEVLERLLSDGVAGQRIVVQEHGEPQTEFVAALRAAGAAVVEVPVYRWALPADVTPVRRLTEQVAAGQIDAVTFTSAPAVKAFLQIAAEVDADVTGAFRDRTLAACVGPVTAAPLAALDVPVVMPERFRLGALIKTVTDELPRRAVKLAVAGCTLEVRGHAVLIDGVPHGLAPAAMAILTSLARRPGAVVSKDHLAAALPRGNDGHAVDVAVARLRAALGSGKHIETVIKRGYRLRVDEAV, from the coding sequence ATGACCGAGGGTGCATTGGCCGGCTTCACCGTGGCGGTCACCGCGGAGCGGCGCCGCAGTGAGATGGCCGCGCTGCTGGAGCGGCGCGGCGCCCGCGTCATCAGCGCGCCGGCGATCACCATCGTGCCGCTGATCGACGACGAGGCGCTGCGCGCGGCCACCGAGGCCTGCATCGGGCTGGAGCCGCATCTGGTGGTCGCGACCACCGGGTTCGGGTTCCGCGGCTGGCTGGAGGCGGCCGAGGGCTGGGGCCTGGGTGACACGCTGCGCGCCTCGCTGCGCGGCGCGAAGATCATCGCCCGGGGGCCGAAGCCGTGCGGGGCGATCCGGGCGGCCGGGCTCACCGAGGACTGGGCGGCCCAGACCGAGGCTTCCGAGGAGGTGCTGGAGCGGCTGCTCAGCGACGGCGTGGCCGGGCAGCGGATCGTGGTGCAGGAGCACGGCGAGCCGCAGACCGAGTTCGTGGCGGCGCTGCGCGCGGCCGGGGCCGCCGTGGTGGAGGTGCCGGTCTACCGCTGGGCGCTGCCGGCCGACGTCACCCCGGTGCGCCGGCTCACCGAGCAGGTCGCCGCCGGGCAGATCGACGCGGTCACCTTCACCAGCGCGCCCGCGGTGAAAGCGTTCCTGCAGATCGCCGCCGAGGTCGACGCCGACGTGACCGGCGCGTTCCGGGACCGGACCCTGGCCGCCTGCGTCGGGCCGGTGACCGCGGCGCCGCTGGCCGCCCTGGACGTCCCGGTGGTGATGCCGGAGCGGTTCCGGCTCGGCGCGCTGATCAAGACGGTCACCGACGAGCTGCCCCGGCGGGCGGTGAAGCTGGCCGTGGCCGGTTGCACGCTGGAGGTCCGCGGGCACGCGGTGCTGATCGACGGTGTCCCGCACGGGCTCGCGCCGGCCGCGATGGCGATCCTCACCTCGCTGGCCCGCCGGCCGGGCGCGGTGGTCTCCAAGGATCACCTGGCGGCCGCCCTGCCGCGCGGCAACGACGGGCACGCGGTGGATGTGGCGGTGGCCCGGCTGCGGGCCGCGCTCGGCTCCGGCAAGCACATCGAGACGGTGATCAAACGCGGCTACCGCCTCCGGGTGGACGAGGCCGTCTGA
- a CDS encoding sirohydrochlorin chelatase, with the protein MSAPTLVAVAHGTRSATGRRELQELAAAVARRRPGLDVRLCYVDVQDPKVADVVPTVSDAVVVPLLLSCGYHVRVDIAEAVAGTDIPVTAPLGPDPVLLSSLIRNLPEADAVVLAAAGSSDPGWRADVEGVAARLPGRARVGYVSGTGPRVPDVVAELRAAGAKRVAIAAYLLADGLFYRSLQNAGADSVTPPLCHDGAVADLVLSRFDGQLVNGGKQVLTTAGSGL; encoded by the coding sequence GTGTCCGCACCCACTCTTGTCGCCGTCGCCCATGGCACCCGCTCGGCCACCGGACGGCGGGAGTTGCAGGAGCTCGCCGCCGCGGTCGCGCGCCGCCGGCCCGGCCTGGACGTCCGGCTGTGTTACGTCGACGTGCAGGACCCGAAAGTCGCCGACGTCGTGCCGACCGTGTCCGACGCGGTCGTGGTGCCGCTGCTGCTGTCCTGCGGCTATCACGTCCGGGTGGACATCGCCGAGGCCGTGGCCGGCACGGACATCCCGGTGACCGCCCCGCTCGGGCCGGACCCGGTGCTGCTCAGCAGCCTGATCCGGAATCTGCCGGAGGCCGACGCGGTGGTGCTGGCCGCCGCCGGTTCGTCCGACCCCGGATGGCGCGCCGATGTGGAGGGTGTCGCCGCGCGGCTGCCCGGCCGGGCCCGGGTCGGCTACGTCTCCGGCACCGGGCCACGCGTCCCGGACGTCGTCGCCGAGCTGCGGGCGGCCGGTGCGAAGCGGGTCGCGATCGCCGCTTACCTGCTGGCCGACGGGCTGTTCTACCGGTCCCTGCAGAACGCCGGCGCGGACTCGGTGACCCCGCCGCTGTGCCACGATGGCGCGGTCGCCGACCTGGTCCTGAGTCGGTTCGATGGCCAGTTGGTGAACGGCGGGAAACAGGTTCTCACAACCGCCGGTAGCGGTTTGTAG
- a CDS encoding molybdopterin oxidoreductase family protein, giving the protein MTATQTHCPYCALQCGMTLTPGIPRVRLEPADFPVNRGGLCAKGFTAADLLDHPDRLLTPLVRKEPGNRESPLREASWEEAYDRIVTAIRDSRDRYGNDSVGAFGGGGLTNEKAYALGKFVRVALRSSAIDYNGRFCMSSAATAANRAFGIDRGLPFPLEDLAGARTVLLVGANPADAMPPSMQYLDAGRANGAKHIVVDPRRTNTANGAHLHLQPLPGTDLALANGLLHIAVRAGHLDESFIASRTENFAAVRAAVNSYWPERVERMTGVPEAQLRETVRLLADGPSMILTARGTEQHSNGTNTAQAWINLALALGLVGKPFSGYGTITGQGNGQGGREHGQKADQLPGYRRLDDPAARAHVAAVWGVDPAELPQPGRSAYEMISAIGEEGGVRVLLVLASNLVVSAPHTANVVDRLRALDFLVVSDIFRSETAELADVVLPTAQWAEEEGTMTNLEGRVIRRTRALPPPPMVKTDLTVLTDLAGLLGRGEFFTDQPRAVFEELRRASAGGVADYAGISYERIESEDGVFWPCPSEDHPGTPRLFTESFPTASGRARFIRVDHRDPAEVPDQAFPYVLTTGRNMQQYQSGNQTRRVKALTVALPEARAEIHPDLARRHGIADGDLVELRSRRGAATLRARLSDGIRPDTVFAPFHWPGANALTDPALDPHSKMPAFKVCAVAIARAGTPEGTDQ; this is encoded by the coding sequence GTGACGGCGACCCAGACGCATTGCCCCTACTGCGCTTTGCAGTGCGGGATGACGCTGACGCCCGGAATCCCCCGGGTGCGGCTCGAGCCGGCCGACTTCCCGGTCAACCGGGGCGGCCTGTGCGCCAAGGGCTTCACCGCGGCGGACCTGCTGGACCATCCGGACCGGCTGCTGACGCCGCTGGTCCGCAAGGAGCCCGGCAACCGGGAGTCGCCCCTGCGGGAGGCGTCCTGGGAGGAGGCGTATGACCGGATCGTCACGGCGATCCGGGACAGCCGGGACCGGTACGGCAACGACAGCGTCGGCGCCTTCGGCGGTGGCGGGCTGACCAACGAGAAGGCGTACGCGCTCGGCAAGTTCGTCCGGGTCGCGTTGCGCTCCTCGGCGATCGACTACAACGGCCGGTTCTGCATGTCGTCGGCGGCGACCGCGGCGAACCGGGCCTTCGGCATCGACCGCGGCCTGCCGTTCCCGCTGGAGGACCTGGCCGGGGCGCGGACCGTGCTGCTGGTCGGGGCAAACCCGGCGGACGCCATGCCGCCGTCGATGCAGTACCTGGACGCCGGCCGGGCGAACGGCGCCAAGCACATCGTGGTCGACCCGCGCCGCACGAACACGGCGAACGGCGCGCACCTGCACCTGCAGCCGCTGCCCGGCACGGATCTGGCGCTGGCGAACGGCCTGCTGCACATCGCGGTCCGTGCGGGACACCTCGACGAATCGTTCATCGCAAGCCGCACCGAGAACTTCGCGGCGGTCAGGGCGGCGGTCAACTCCTACTGGCCGGAGCGGGTCGAGCGGATGACCGGCGTCCCGGAGGCCCAGCTGCGGGAGACCGTGCGCCTGCTGGCCGACGGCCCGTCGATGATCCTGACCGCGCGCGGCACCGAGCAGCACAGCAACGGCACCAACACCGCGCAGGCCTGGATCAACCTGGCGCTCGCGCTCGGCCTGGTCGGCAAACCCTTCTCCGGGTACGGCACGATCACCGGCCAGGGCAACGGGCAGGGCGGCCGGGAGCACGGGCAGAAGGCCGACCAGCTGCCCGGATACCGGCGCCTCGACGATCCGGCGGCGCGGGCGCACGTCGCGGCGGTGTGGGGCGTGGACCCCGCGGAACTGCCGCAGCCGGGGCGTTCGGCGTACGAAATGATCTCCGCGATCGGCGAGGAGGGCGGCGTCCGGGTTCTCCTGGTGCTGGCCAGCAACCTGGTGGTGTCCGCCCCGCACACCGCCAACGTGGTGGACCGGCTGCGCGCCCTCGACTTCCTGGTGGTCTCGGACATCTTCCGGTCGGAGACCGCGGAGCTGGCCGACGTCGTCCTCCCCACCGCCCAGTGGGCGGAGGAGGAGGGCACGATGACCAACCTGGAGGGGCGGGTCATCCGGCGCACGAGGGCGCTGCCGCCGCCGCCGATGGTCAAGACCGACCTCACCGTGCTGACCGACCTCGCCGGGCTGCTCGGACGCGGCGAGTTCTTCACCGACCAGCCGCGCGCGGTCTTCGAGGAGCTGCGCCGCGCCAGCGCCGGCGGCGTCGCCGACTACGCCGGGATCAGCTACGAGCGGATCGAGTCGGAGGACGGCGTCTTCTGGCCGTGCCCGAGCGAGGACCACCCGGGCACGCCCCGGCTGTTCACCGAGTCGTTCCCCACGGCCTCCGGCCGGGCCAGGTTCATCCGGGTCGATCACCGCGACCCGGCCGAGGTTCCGGACCAGGCTTTTCCGTACGTCCTGACCACCGGCCGCAACATGCAGCAGTACCAGAGCGGCAACCAGACCAGGCGGGTGAAGGCGCTCACCGTGGCGCTGCCCGAAGCCCGCGCCGAGATCCATCCCGACCTCGCCCGCCGGCACGGCATCGCCGACGGTGACCTGGTCGAGCTCCGCAGCCGCCGAGGCGCCGCGACGTTGCGCGCCCGGCTCTCCGACGGCATCCGCCCGGACACGGTCTTCGCGCCGTTCCACTGGCCCGGCGCGAACGCGCTGACCGATCCGGCTCTGGATCCGCACTCCAAGATGCCCGCTTTCAAGGTGTGCGCGGTGGCCATCGCGCGTGCCGGCACACCGGAAGGGACCGACCAGTGA
- the nirB gene encoding nitrite reductase large subunit NirB gives MTQRLVVIGNGMAGARTVEEILARNGDFTVTMFGDEPYGNYNRIMLSNLLAGVETEEGIFLNDLAWYQENGITLNAGVKVERIDAQAKVVHDSTGVATPYDKLIIATGSYSWTPPMKGVHHPKRGYHQGVFAFRTLDDTRGMIRYARDHERAVVIGGGLLGLEAARGLQNHVSHVTLLHAMGHLMERQLDPKAGQMLQASVEGKLGIEVITNAMTTEILGKDRVTGVKLKDGTVIECDVVVIAAGIRPNTEMVANSGLPVERGIVVDDQMRVEGHPDIYSVGECAQHRGNLYGLVAPLWDQAKVLADHITGRNPDAAYHGSKLSTKLKVAGIDVASMGLIAPESDDDEVIVYNEPKKGVYKQLIIREDVLVGAVLVGDNSKAASLIQHFDRGTALPEERAELIFDIGGPAGEVSPAEMADDAQVCNCNGVSKGAICGAVSAGCKTVGGVMDKTRAGKGCGTCKPLVQRIVEWANGGAAEEDPAASWYVPGVPMPKPELMEAIRRYELKSVSAVFDKLVPGGEHDAKSKMGLASLLKMMWADQYIDERDARFINDRVHGNIQKDGTFSVVPQMKGGVTTPAELKRIAEVAEKYRVPMVKLTGGQRIDLLGVPKEQLPAMWADLDMPSGYAYAKSFRTVKTCVGSDFCRFGVGDSTALGIAIEERYQGLEGPGKMKLAVTGCPRNCAEAYVKDLGVVAIDGGKWEIYVGGAAGAHIRKGDLLTTVGSADEVIRLTGRFLQYYRENANWLERTYAFVPRIGIDRIREIVVDDADGIAAALDAAVDEAVQAYKDPWKERAEPVTPGQFRTSLPLTVLPQVPVRA, from the coding sequence GTGACGCAGCGTCTAGTGGTAATCGGCAACGGCATGGCGGGCGCCCGCACGGTCGAGGAGATCCTCGCCCGCAACGGCGACTTCACCGTGACGATGTTCGGTGACGAGCCGTACGGCAACTACAACCGGATCATGCTCTCCAACCTGCTCGCCGGGGTGGAGACCGAGGAGGGCATCTTCCTCAACGATCTGGCCTGGTACCAGGAGAACGGCATCACGCTGAACGCCGGCGTCAAGGTGGAGCGGATCGACGCCCAGGCCAAGGTGGTGCACGACAGCACCGGGGTGGCCACCCCGTACGACAAGCTGATCATCGCGACCGGCAGCTACTCGTGGACGCCGCCGATGAAGGGCGTGCACCACCCGAAGCGCGGCTACCACCAGGGCGTCTTTGCCTTCCGCACGCTGGACGACACGCGCGGCATGATCCGCTACGCCCGGGACCACGAGCGGGCCGTGGTGATCGGCGGCGGCCTGCTCGGCCTGGAGGCGGCCCGCGGCCTGCAGAACCACGTCAGCCACGTGACCCTGCTGCACGCCATGGGCCACCTGATGGAGCGGCAGCTCGACCCGAAGGCCGGCCAGATGCTGCAGGCCAGCGTCGAGGGCAAGCTCGGCATCGAGGTGATCACCAACGCGATGACCACCGAGATCCTCGGCAAGGACCGGGTCACCGGGGTCAAGCTGAAGGACGGCACGGTCATCGAGTGCGACGTCGTGGTGATCGCCGCCGGCATCCGGCCGAACACCGAGATGGTGGCGAACAGCGGCCTGCCGGTGGAGCGCGGCATCGTGGTCGACGACCAGATGCGGGTCGAGGGCCACCCGGACATCTACTCGGTCGGCGAGTGCGCCCAGCACCGCGGCAACCTCTACGGCCTGGTCGCGCCGCTGTGGGACCAGGCGAAGGTGCTCGCCGACCACATCACCGGCCGCAACCCCGACGCGGCGTACCACGGCTCGAAGCTCTCCACCAAGCTCAAGGTGGCCGGCATCGACGTGGCCTCGATGGGCCTGATCGCCCCGGAGAGCGACGACGACGAGGTGATCGTCTACAACGAGCCGAAGAAGGGCGTCTACAAGCAGCTGATCATCCGCGAGGACGTGCTGGTCGGCGCGGTGCTGGTCGGTGACAACAGCAAGGCGGCGTCGCTGATCCAGCACTTCGACCGGGGCACCGCCCTGCCCGAGGAGCGCGCCGAGCTGATCTTCGACATCGGCGGTCCGGCCGGCGAGGTGTCGCCCGCCGAGATGGCCGACGACGCGCAGGTCTGCAACTGCAACGGGGTCAGCAAGGGCGCCATCTGCGGCGCCGTCTCGGCCGGCTGCAAGACGGTCGGCGGGGTGATGGACAAGACCCGGGCCGGCAAGGGGTGCGGCACCTGCAAGCCGCTGGTCCAGCGGATCGTCGAGTGGGCCAACGGCGGCGCGGCCGAGGAGGACCCGGCGGCGTCCTGGTACGTCCCCGGCGTCCCGATGCCCAAGCCGGAGCTGATGGAGGCGATCCGGAGGTACGAGCTCAAGAGCGTCTCGGCGGTCTTCGACAAGCTGGTCCCCGGCGGCGAGCACGACGCGAAGAGCAAGATGGGCCTCGCGTCGCTGCTCAAGATGATGTGGGCGGACCAGTACATCGACGAGCGTGACGCCCGCTTCATCAACGACCGGGTGCACGGCAACATCCAGAAGGACGGCACCTTCTCGGTGGTCCCGCAGATGAAGGGCGGCGTCACCACCCCGGCCGAGCTGAAGCGGATCGCCGAGGTCGCCGAGAAGTACCGGGTGCCGATGGTCAAGCTGACCGGCGGCCAGCGGATCGACCTGCTCGGGGTGCCCAAGGAGCAGCTCCCGGCGATGTGGGCGGACCTGGACATGCCGTCCGGCTACGCGTACGCCAAGAGCTTCCGCACCGTGAAGACCTGCGTCGGTTCGGACTTCTGCCGGTTCGGCGTCGGTGACTCCACCGCGCTGGGCATCGCGATCGAGGAGCGGTACCAGGGTCTCGAGGGCCCCGGCAAGATGAAGCTCGCGGTCACCGGCTGCCCGCGGAACTGCGCCGAGGCGTACGTCAAGGATCTGGGTGTGGTCGCGATCGACGGCGGCAAGTGGGAGATCTATGTCGGCGGCGCGGCCGGCGCCCACATCCGCAAGGGCGATCTGCTCACCACGGTCGGCTCGGCCGACGAGGTGATCCGGCTGACCGGCCGGTTCCTGCAGTACTACCGGGAGAACGCCAACTGGCTGGAGCGGACCTACGCGTTCGTGCCGCGGATCGGCATCGACCGGATCCGGGAGATCGTCGTCGACGACGCGGACGGCATCGCGGCCGCCCTGGACGCGGCGGTCGACGAGGCCGTGCAGGCCTACAAGGACCCCTGGAAGGAGCGGGCCGAGCCGGTCACGCCCGGCCAGTTCCGTACCTCCCTTCCCCTGACCGTTCTCCCCCAGGTTCCGGTGCGCGCGTGA
- a CDS encoding Rieske (2Fe-2S) protein, which yields MKTLTPTVLGPLSDIPPGEGRTYAVDGEMIAVFRLRDGSLRAVSAVCPHKGGPLADGQIDNSIVVCPLHLFAWDLATGCSQSGQAPINVYPVREDEGQILLGE from the coding sequence GTGAAAACTCTGACCCCCACTGTCCTCGGCCCTCTGTCGGACATTCCCCCCGGAGAGGGACGGACCTACGCCGTCGACGGCGAGATGATTGCCGTCTTCCGGCTGCGGGACGGTTCTCTCCGAGCGGTCTCGGCGGTCTGCCCGCACAAGGGCGGCCCGCTGGCCGACGGGCAGATCGACAACTCGATCGTCGTCTGCCCCCTGCACCTCTTTGCCTGGGACCTCGCCACCGGGTGTTCCCAGTCCGGACAAGCCCCGATCAACGTCTACCCGGTCCGGGAAGACGAGGGTCAGATCCTTCTGGGAGAGTGA
- a CDS encoding MFS transporter: MTATVPTIEATRPAARTLRGHWIDEWNPEDRTFWANGGEKIAKRNLYFSIFSEHIGFSVWSLWSVMVLFLGPAYGFDPAQKFLLTAVPTLIGAILRIPYTFAVARFGGRNWTIISATMLLIPAVLAAFMIKPGIEFSTLLLIAATAGVGGGNFASSMANINAFFPERRKGWALGFNAGGGNIGVATVQLVGLFVLAVFGSGNPGIVAGIYIPFIVISAVCSAIWMDNLSQARNEKRGMRDALRESHTWVMSLLYIGTFGSFIGFGFAFGQVLQVQFATQFNTPIKAAYLTFLGPLLGSLIRPLGGALADRLGGAKVTFVNFIAMGLGATVVLIAAQQRSLPLYIAGFITLFILSGLGNGSTYKMIPAIFRSKYSGDDHQARRISGAVIGIAGAVGGIGGVLVNLAFRQSFLTYKDADAAYLGFIAFYALCVLVTWVVYLRPAARQKIAV; the protein is encoded by the coding sequence ATGACCGCGACTGTTCCGACGATTGAGGCCACCCGACCGGCCGCCCGGACCCTCAGGGGCCACTGGATCGACGAGTGGAACCCCGAGGACCGCACGTTCTGGGCGAACGGCGGCGAGAAGATCGCCAAGCGGAACCTGTACTTCTCGATCTTCTCCGAGCACATCGGCTTCTCCGTGTGGTCGCTGTGGTCGGTGATGGTGCTCTTCCTGGGCCCGGCCTACGGCTTCGACCCGGCGCAGAAGTTCCTGCTCACCGCGGTGCCGACGCTGATCGGCGCGATCCTGCGGATTCCCTACACGTTCGCCGTGGCCCGGTTCGGCGGCCGGAACTGGACCATCATCAGCGCCACGATGCTGCTGATCCCGGCGGTGCTCGCGGCGTTCATGATCAAGCCGGGCATCGAGTTCTCCACGCTGCTGCTGATCGCGGCGACCGCCGGTGTCGGCGGCGGCAACTTCGCCTCCTCGATGGCGAACATCAACGCGTTCTTCCCGGAGCGCCGCAAGGGCTGGGCACTCGGCTTCAACGCGGGCGGCGGCAACATCGGCGTCGCCACCGTGCAGCTGGTCGGCCTGTTCGTCCTCGCGGTCTTCGGGTCCGGCAACCCGGGCATCGTGGCCGGCATCTACATCCCGTTCATCGTGATCTCGGCGGTCTGCTCGGCCATCTGGATGGACAACCTGTCCCAGGCCCGCAACGAGAAGCGCGGGATGCGCGACGCCCTCCGGGAGTCGCACACCTGGGTCATGTCGCTGCTCTACATCGGCACCTTCGGGTCGTTCATCGGCTTCGGCTTCGCCTTCGGCCAGGTGCTGCAGGTGCAGTTCGCCACCCAGTTCAACACCCCGATCAAGGCGGCCTACCTGACCTTCCTCGGCCCGCTGCTGGGCTCGCTGATCCGGCCGCTGGGCGGGGCGCTGGCCGACCGGCTGGGCGGCGCGAAGGTCACCTTCGTCAACTTCATCGCGATGGGGCTGGGCGCCACCGTGGTGCTGATCGCGGCGCAGCAGCGGTCGCTCCCGCTCTACATCGCCGGCTTCATCACCCTGTTCATCCTCAGCGGCCTGGGCAACGGCTCCACCTACAAGATGATCCCGGCGATCTTCAGGTCGAAGTACTCCGGCGACGACCACCAGGCGCGGCGGATCTCCGGCGCGGTGATCGGCATCGCGGGCGCGGTCGGCGGCATCGGTGGCGTGCTGGTCAACCTGGCCTTCCGGCAGTCCTTCCTGACCTACAAGGACGCGGACGCGGCGTACCTCGGCTTCATCGCCTTCTACGCGCTGTGCGTGCTGGTGACCTGGGTGGTGTACCTGCGGCCCGCTGCTCGCCAGAAGATCGCTGTCTGA
- a CDS encoding ABC transporter ATP-binding protein has translation MAVNEPALQIRGLTKTFGSYRAVDHVDLTVRPGTFHGIVGPNGAGKSTTIGMAVGLITPDAGTIRLLGGDALADRPRARALTGVLPDGLDFPERLTGAELLRYCAGLRGVTSPESRIAELIEVLGLAKGAATPLADCSTGTRKKVGLAQALLHAPRLLVLDEPFEAVDPVSAAAIRRVLRRFVAGGGTTVLSTHSMLLVEQMCDDLTVIHRGRVVAAGPVAEVAGDAGLEERFVELVGADAPGTADLDWLIAG, from the coding sequence ATGGCCGTGAATGAACCGGCACTCCAGATCCGTGGCCTGACGAAGACCTTCGGGTCCTACCGGGCAGTGGACCACGTCGATCTCACCGTACGGCCGGGCACGTTCCACGGGATCGTGGGACCGAACGGCGCCGGCAAGTCCACCACGATCGGCATGGCGGTCGGCCTGATCACCCCGGACGCCGGAACGATCCGGCTGCTCGGCGGCGACGCGCTCGCCGACCGGCCGCGGGCCCGGGCGCTGACCGGCGTGCTGCCCGACGGCCTGGACTTCCCGGAGCGGCTCACCGGCGCCGAGCTGCTGCGCTACTGCGCCGGGCTGCGCGGCGTCACCTCCCCGGAGAGCCGGATCGCCGAGCTGATCGAGGTGCTCGGCCTGGCCAAGGGCGCCGCCACCCCGCTCGCCGACTGCTCCACCGGCACCCGCAAGAAGGTCGGGCTGGCCCAGGCGCTGCTGCACGCGCCGCGGCTGCTGGTGCTCGACGAGCCGTTCGAGGCGGTCGACCCGGTGTCCGCCGCCGCGATCCGCCGGGTGTTGCGCCGGTTCGTCGCCGGCGGCGGCACCACGGTGCTCTCCACCCACTCGATGCTGCTGGTCGAGCAGATGTGCGACGACCTCACGGTGATCCACCGGGGCCGGGTGGTGGCGGCCGGCCCGGTCGCCGAGGTGGCCGGCGACGCCGGCCTGGAGGAACGCTTCGTCGAGCTGGTCGGCGCGGACGCGCCCGGCACCGCCGACCTGGACTGGCTGATCGCCGGATGA